The Magallana gigas chromosome 6, xbMagGiga1.1, whole genome shotgun sequence genome includes the window ACACCATTATCCAGGAAATACTTATTCAATTCGTTTTGATCATCATTTGTTCCAGGATTTGCAAGAAAAGTTTGGGGAATTTGGAAACTTAGCAGAAATTCACAAAATTCCAGGGTAAGTGTTTTATTTCAGTtgaatgatgaaaaaaagatgtaaattctTGACAACGTTATTGACCATATAtttagtacatttacatgtGAATTATTAACTGAATGtataatatgaaatatgttttatgcagaCTTTTCTTTCTCCGTTTTTCGAACATTGACTCAGCCCAAGCTGCTCTTGATAAATATGAAATGGAATTGGAGCTTCGACCTGCAGCTGAAAAAACCAGAAATCGTAGCTACCAGAACGTAGATAAAGTGGAGGAAAAGTCAACAGTAGAAGCAATAGTCCATAAAATGGGTATATGTTAGTTAGCCATTGCTGTCTTATCAATGTAGGCAATCACACGAGTTGTGAAACtgaagtttaacatttatttacttttatctGTGTATGAAACTATTGGAAACATTTTAGAATGAAATGTTGAatgaatttgtttctttttgaaTTCAGGTAATGGCTTACCAAACTCCTCTTCTGAagtttttgaagtttttattgGAAACATTGCATTTGGATGTGATCaggtaaaatgttaaataaagtGACACCAGCGAAAAAATTCTCTCTCTTTACCAATTGGCCATTATCATCAAACAACATCTTTCTATGTCAGACAATTCTGATTCTTTTGAAAAGACTGATATCTGAAATCTGAAGCCTTGAATCAGTGTTTTTTATGTGTTGATTGTCTTGGTTGTGTTTTATAGGATCTGTTTAAGGAAGAAATTTGCTCACAAGGTGCCCATGATGTTCGAATAAAGACAGCCAAAGGAAATAACAAAAAGATGTAAGTTTGATCAATTTTGCTTGGATTGTATTTTGACTGAAACTTTGCTTTCTACTTTGAATAGTATGGATGCACAACTGTGAAACAAACTTCAATAGttataatgaaaatatcaagaaatttttaatgctgtagattcctaattaaacgtgaggaattacatgtaatatccgcgtaaaattgtgagaagcacatcttgcagattttaaaatctcgctttaatTTTTCGGATATATGTTAATTACAAGAAACTATGATCAAAATTCggcatttgcaattttttgttctcgtgatttgatggaaaatagttgaattgcagaattaagtactcgtgtaaaaaagaatttacagtatataagtATCATGTActtcaaacatttaaaattttgtgaaataCATAACAAGAGGtggacaaaaattatttatttacccTGGAGTGATTATGGAAGTGATCATTGattaagaaatgtttataaattattttcttgcCAGTTTGTGATTTGAAACTAGAATAGTTACCCCTGTTGAATTTTGACATTGGCAAGAAATTGCTCTTTTTTAGatgtaattttttcaataattttacaattaattgaaaaaaatttctcaaatgatttctttgttgccaaaaaagttaaaaaaccaataatttataaataaacatatccaAGTTTAGAATTATTCATTTCTCTATTAGATCTCATTGTCTTATTAAGGTAAAATAAGGTAAATTTTCTGTCAACGTACAATATGTTTACTTGCCATTTCTTCCATCGTACCAAAGTTATTCGCGTAACTTGCTTTGTGAAGTCTACATTCTCGGTACGACTTGTCAAATAAGCGTCAATCATAATCATTGAAGTGTTTAGTTAAACCTATTGTATACAGGTTTGCTAAATTACAAGATGTACACGTACCGGTAAATACAAGAATTTTGAGTTGggcatgtaaaaattttaatggGCTGGGTTAGAATGATGGGTCTACATGCCCGAAGGGCATGTgctgaaaaaaatttgttgtGAAGACTGTACACTACAATTAAAACACAGTTACACTACAATTAAAACAGTTTCACTACAATTAAAACAGTTTCTCTACAATAACAACACAATTACACAACAATTACAACACACTAATCTTACTGTATTACAGATTTGCCTTTGCTAAGTTCTATGACCATGAACAATCTAAAGCTGATGCCTTTATTGCAAAATATGATGGATATATGTATGAGGGCAGAAAACTGAACGTGAGACTTTCTAAACCAGAACCACCCCAAAGAGACGGCAAACAAGGTAGGTAACCTAAAGAAGGGGGCCTGTACTGCTATGTGTGAATACATAGATAaaatctgatattttcattgctattgtttttaaatcaatgtaaaaaatgcaaactaaatataatttaatcCCTCTTGTGATAATGAgtacaaaaaaaaagtatgtttatttccaattttgggcCCAGAGGGCATACAAGATTACAGATATTAGATAGAAATGCCTAAAAGAGAGAttctacatataaaaaaaatgtctataCACATACATGAACTTGTAATAGCCGGGCAAATGTACATTAGTATGTCAAAACATATTAACAATGTGTATATAATATGTAGTCTTAAAAGTAGTTTATACAAATACAAGGATAGTATGATCTGTATAAGTATTTCATCGGTCATTTAGATCTCAAAGTATTCTGTCTTTTTTTGAAAGCATTAATCAAAaattcacatgtacatgtatgatattaaaACAGCATATATTGATGTATTAATGACTGATACAGATGGATCAAGATTTGAAGAAAATTCTACAATTGTGTCAAATGAGCCTGAGGAATCCTTTGATCCACCTACTAACGGAGACACAATGAGTGAACAAACCACAGGGCATCACAGTCCCCCAGTACGAGCCATGGAAGAGCTCCACGTTGATACAAACTTTCACAGCAACTCCAATTATAGGATCGGGAATGAGATCAGTAGCCCGGTCGGCTCTGTTCACAGCCAGAGAAGTCAGGGGGGAAAGAGACAGAAACACAGCCCAAGGCCCAGCCCTGCAGCCTCAGTGATCAGCTCACTTAGTCAGAGAGGAGGAGGGGGTCAACAGAATACTCAGACCTCTGTGTTACGAGGAACTAATCCACAACAACTGCCAAATACAAAGCGGAATCCCGGGGGTTATCCATATCTGGAGGAAGGTCTGGATGACATGCCCAGTCTGGAACCTGTGGGGACAGGGATGTTCCCCCCACCCCTACAGCAGGCAGAACAGCAGCCGCAACTCTTTGTCTCCAACTTCCCATATGGGGAATTTGATGTAAGCAGTTCAAAGTGTTAAAAACTTTAATAAGACATATGAGATCATTgttctttttattgaaaattatctGTTAACATCATTTTTTTGTAGGAAGAGTTGATTGATTTCTTTGCACAATATGGAGCCTATGACATTCAGATGATGAACAGAAATGATCCCAAAGTAAGGTATGTGGTAATATACTTCCACCGCATTGCATTGCTGTGGATGGTATGGATTGTAGTGGATTGTAATTTATTACCAGCTTCATTGCAACGTTGTGATTTGTATTGAGAATGCACATAATAGACACAGTACAAACATTGAGTTAAAGGATACACAGGAGTCCTGTCTATCTGACCATTCATTCTGCATTATACAAGAACTGCTGTTTTTGAGGTTGATATGATTATTTAGTCACAagagaagtacaatattcactgAGCTGAAGGCGAGGTGACTATTGTACTCCTAGGATAGCTAAATCATTCATATTGATCGTTAAAAACAGCAACTAACCCATTCCTTAAATAATCAAAAGAATTAGTACACTGTTTGCACATGACAAGGAGCGCCATTTgttaataaatgataattgcTTTATTGTTGATGGTGATGAAATGCAAATTGAATGGTGTCATGCGTGTACCTGATTTAAAGTAAGGTTGAATTATCATGGCATTTATCCAAGGAAGATTCCTttgagatgtacatgtaagtccTTCTtgtacaaatttgattttttaataactgcAGCACCCGTGCCATGATTTATGTTGCCAATTTCGAGGAAGCAGAAAGGGCAGTGCTCGAGTGTAATCAAATGATCTACAAAGGGAGACGACTCCTTGTGAACATCAACAAATTCCTCGGCAACACGACCGTCAACTTCCTGTCGTCTTATCATCCTATGGACAATATCAAGTGCACTGTTTCATCCAGAGGTAAACAACTCTTCCTCCATTGAACTCTTAATAAAATTCACCTGGTGATTCTTCTATCTTATTAATACTATAACTGTCTCCATACTTCATTGGGTAATGCACCCGTCTAAGTCACCCCGTTTGGGATTTATCAAGGCTACAAGTAAtgcacttttctttcataactTCATTGGCAGTGTATATCCATAAGATTTACAACccaaatattgtattatgtagCCAATGATGTGttctacatgtatgttctaAGGTTTAGCCAAAGAAATTGGTATGGTGTAATTTGGTTTATCTGAAAACTTTTCTtgtttcaaatttctttttattcttgaTTAGTTGTTTTTGTTACATGTTATAGAGCAATTTATTCAACTCAAGTTAATTAGTTTTTCTTAACCTCATAAACCAATAGTTAATCTGCATGCTGTTAATAAGCCTTtgactaattttttttcaaacataggCTCTTGTTTAATAATTGCTCATATATCATTTTCCA containing:
- the LOC105343329 gene encoding uncharacterized protein, whose translation is MQVPDNVKRNVRAVLLSKVGGVLVSDLVKDYKSLLKEPLRFKDHGFSTIKEFVDAMPDVCRLEYDDGIMAHKLYGVGDKSTYMSLSQKRAEKSKQNNTSNGRKAPSSARNDTNPELLPNTKGLFTLCYPRNKEPKSFDEQDLQEKFGEFGNLAEIHKIPGLFFLRFSNIDSAQAALDKYEMELELRPAAEKTRNRSYQNVDKVEEKSTVEAIVHKMGNGLPNSSSEVFEVFIGNIAFGCDQDLFKEEICSQGAHDVRIKTAKGNNKKIFAFAKFYDHEQSKADAFIAKYDGYMYEGRKLNVRLSKPEPPQRDGKQDGSRFEENSTIVSNEPEESFDPPTNGDTMSEQTTGHHSPPVRAMEELHVDTNFHSNSNYRIGNEISSPVGSVHSQRSQGGKRQKHSPRPSPAASVISSLSQRGGGGQQNTQTSVLRGTNPQQLPNTKRNPGGYPYLEEGLDDMPSLEPVGTGMFPPPLQQAEQQPQLFVSNFPYGEFDEELIDFFAQYGAYDIQMMNRNDPKVSTRAMIYVANFEEAERAVLECNQMIYKGRRLLVNINKFLGNTTVNFLSSYHPMDNIKCTVSSRAGRTTMVEKSQETGPGITSPGRTGPGGDGRKNLEHHSSNSSIASSQGEPPIKTWHSLVQTYKIIMNTLHIKPHMKRPQTKEIVIYVTSVFDQKCFWGQIVEDESSLNALSDVMAGLQSSENRIGPTKGLGRCAALYKKEWYRGWIVGEKSDHRSVNVFFVDYGNTATMDRRQTSLTTPYIWETKPILQPFAVSGDSKVEIQENTLVTAAVCKYGADESGYVTEVIIQDILQ